In Epinephelus lanceolatus isolate andai-2023 chromosome 16, ASM4190304v1, whole genome shotgun sequence, one DNA window encodes the following:
- the znf706 gene encoding zinc finger protein 706, whose amino-acid sequence MARGHQKLQSQQKNAKRQAEMKKAKGHDQKTAAKAALVFTCSVCKSQMPDPKTFKQHFESKHPKSPLPPELEGVEA is encoded by the exons ATGGCACGTGGGCATCAGAAGCTTCAGTCTCAGCAGAAAAATGCCAAGAGACAGGCGGAGATGAAGAAGGCCAAGGGGCATGATCAAAAGACGGCAGCCAAGGCAGCGTTGGTGTTCACCTGCTCGGTGTGCAAG TCCCAGATGCCTGACCCAAAAACCTTCAAGCAACACTTTGAGAGCAAGCACCCGAAATCTCCTCTGCCCCCCGAGTTAGAGGGAGTAGAGGCATAA